The following proteins are encoded in a genomic region of Cryptomeria japonica chromosome 11, Sugi_1.0, whole genome shotgun sequence:
- the LOC131061374 gene encoding uncharacterized protein LOC131061374, with translation MHHMRSNKSGLLTRVLVGTIPSMDSVLPLCLNSAAAKFTANPLNTKAEDGDGDERESSFAPKSGGAEYGEVQEKSENVAEEMEKKWKLKEEENGDDMITFKDIGFDISKISHPDGDE, from the coding sequence ATGCATCATATGAGAAGCAACAAGAGTGGTTTATTGACGAGAGTCTTAGTGGGCACCATCCCCAGTATGGACTCGGTTCTTCCTCTTTGCCTCAACTCTGCTGCTGCTAAATTTACTGCTAACCCACTCAATACAAAGgcagaagatggagatggagatgaaaGGGAGTCATCTTTTGCACCCAAAAGTGGCGGTGCAGAATACGGTGAAGTGCAGGAAAAGAGTGAGAATGTAGCAGAGGAGATGGAGAAGAAATGGAAGTTGAAGGAAGAGGAAAATGGGGATGATATGATAACATTCAAGGACATTGGGTTTGATATCTCTAAGATATCTCACCCTGACGGTGATGAATGA